A single Novipirellula galeiformis DNA region contains:
- a CDS encoding TolC family protein, with translation MTQQTPKRSHAAIPTSPSPRSARWRRAMLGVLIAATSSGSMGPLIAGSPNFPFFTASRIHSVSETSAAQTSADSMIQPTTFASESEPNKASSPAPGSVLAIAAPEGYGVFDESRPIVYLTLAEARARVLDSNPELDSFSNALAAIAENVTIADADFDGRVGVDIQGGKLDRQLSNSIQTFGLPTNELQTDFLRAVDGNMLSYTQRTRSGGEFLLGYNNDYTYLTPAGPDVLVNPAWDADLNFRFSQQLAQGRRRVINESPIQLARLAYTSLSADLRARINTNFRDVEIAYWNYAGLHAEAEAAQASTARFKKLVDGEKARLDLREATLVDVAQADELYQNARLTALDLKRTADVAAIELQRLMGDYRGRSIQLVPVDTPQVDPTLDFNEGMIQSGFRPELESQRTLIRSAKLRILQARDLLRPDIRANFGYAQTGLESDLDDAWDTIGNGNYQDWFVGFEFRQSVGQRAAYAKARQACRLLAAEQSRLEALRRDVVAEVNAAAINIDLRHEALEISSQRVIAATAQIDGRSELFAQKKADIDLLLRSNQTLIDAQRTAIQATYGYQQALAQWRFSTGTIDRAALGMNTTLESSIDSFEMTPSSTDQPGTPSTADEAATDEAAAKKKQESAKKQESVIEAPPAPKSKAKSNESKAQPTPAPAPAPAPAPKAAEPAPAAPAPALDAPAVDDAAVDDAAAYPWKGFEPVVSTPYAPSWVEDSDLMGPIEAYPQVIVGNAPGAANAVELPVTPMQSTSTEIPPIAVSDQERSWSDVHSVPQPKSNSQAGVDDNASSFPEVKIADLREVHGNAKKRSPAPQGNVESLADELLPEVHVAPLQFPR, from the coding sequence ATGACCCAGCAAACCCCCAAACGTTCACACGCCGCTATTCCGACATCGCCTTCGCCCCGCTCGGCACGTTGGCGTCGCGCTATGCTTGGAGTGTTGATCGCAGCGACCAGCAGCGGAAGCATGGGGCCACTGATCGCGGGCAGTCCAAACTTTCCCTTCTTCACCGCCAGTCGCATTCACAGCGTGAGTGAAACGTCAGCGGCGCAAACGTCAGCGGACTCGATGATCCAGCCGACCACGTTTGCCAGCGAATCGGAACCCAACAAGGCGAGTTCCCCGGCGCCGGGATCGGTGTTGGCAATCGCAGCCCCCGAGGGCTACGGCGTCTTCGACGAATCACGCCCGATCGTCTATTTGACCTTAGCCGAAGCGCGAGCGCGGGTGTTGGACTCGAACCCCGAGCTCGACAGTTTTTCGAATGCTCTCGCTGCGATCGCCGAGAACGTGACGATCGCCGATGCTGACTTTGATGGCCGGGTCGGCGTCGATATCCAAGGTGGCAAGCTCGATCGCCAACTCAGCAACTCGATCCAAACCTTTGGTTTGCCCACCAACGAATTGCAAACCGATTTTTTGCGAGCGGTCGACGGCAACATGCTGTCCTACACTCAACGCACCCGTAGCGGGGGCGAATTCCTGCTGGGCTACAACAACGACTATACCTACCTGACCCCCGCCGGTCCGGACGTGTTGGTGAACCCGGCATGGGACGCGGATCTTAACTTTCGCTTCAGCCAACAACTCGCTCAAGGGCGTCGGCGTGTCATCAACGAATCTCCGATTCAATTGGCCCGACTCGCCTACACGTCGCTAAGTGCGGACTTGCGAGCCCGCATCAATACCAATTTCCGCGACGTCGAAATTGCTTATTGGAACTACGCAGGTTTGCATGCGGAAGCCGAAGCGGCACAAGCATCGACGGCGCGGTTCAAGAAACTCGTCGACGGCGAGAAAGCACGATTGGACCTTCGTGAAGCCACCCTTGTTGATGTGGCCCAAGCCGATGAGCTTTATCAAAATGCTCGGCTGACCGCATTGGATTTGAAACGGACCGCCGATGTCGCTGCGATTGAATTGCAACGATTGATGGGGGATTATCGAGGCCGATCGATTCAGCTTGTCCCGGTCGATACACCGCAAGTGGATCCCACGCTCGATTTTAATGAAGGCATGATCCAATCGGGATTCCGTCCTGAGTTGGAATCGCAACGCACGTTGATTCGCTCGGCGAAATTACGGATCTTGCAAGCACGTGATTTATTGCGTCCCGATATTCGCGCCAACTTTGGCTACGCCCAAACCGGGCTGGAATCGGATCTCGACGATGCTTGGGACACGATCGGCAACGGAAACTATCAAGATTGGTTTGTCGGTTTTGAATTCCGCCAATCCGTTGGTCAACGAGCGGCCTACGCCAAAGCACGCCAAGCTTGCCGCTTGCTCGCAGCGGAACAATCCCGACTCGAGGCGCTTCGCCGCGACGTCGTTGCCGAAGTCAACGCGGCTGCGATCAACATCGATCTTCGTCACGAAGCACTTGAAATCAGCTCCCAGCGAGTGATTGCAGCCACCGCACAAATCGACGGTCGCTCCGAATTGTTTGCTCAGAAAAAAGCGGACATCGACTTGCTGCTTCGCAGTAACCAAACCTTGATTGACGCACAACGCACCGCGATCCAAGCGACCTACGGCTACCAACAAGCGTTGGCTCAATGGCGTTTCTCGACCGGAACGATTGATCGAGCGGCACTGGGAATGAACACCACGTTGGAATCGTCGATCGATTCATTCGAAATGACGCCTTCCTCGACGGACCAACCGGGGACGCCATCGACCGCCGACGAAGCGGCCACCGACGAAGCGGCCGCCAAGAAGAAGCAGGAATCGGCGAAGAAGCAGGAATCGGTTATCGAAGCCCCGCCGGCACCCAAGTCGAAGGCCAAGTCCAACGAGAGCAAAGCACAGCCGACTCCCGCACCGGCACCCGCACCGGCACCGGCACCCAAGGCTGCAGAACCGGCCCCGGCGGCTCCGGCGCCAGCCCTGGACGCCCCAGCCGTAGACGATGCAGCCGTAGACGATGCTGCCGCTTATCCTTGGAAGGGGTTCGAGCCCGTGGTTTCGACTCCCTACGCCCCCAGCTGGGTTGAGGACTCGGACTTGATGGGACCGATCGAAGCGTACCCCCAAGTGATCGTTGGAAACGCTCCTGGGGCAGCCAATGCCGTCGAGCTTCCGGTCACGCCGATGCAATCGACCTCGACGGAAATTCCGCCCATTGCAGTCTCGGATCAAGAGCGAAGTTGGAGTGATGTCCACTCCGTTCCGCAGCCGAAATCGAATTCGCAAGCGGGCGTCGATGACAACGCCTCGAGTTTTCCCGAGGTGAAGATCGCGGACCTCCGCGAGGTTCACGGCAACGCTAAAAAACGCTCGCCGGCACCGCAGGGGAACGTCGAATCGCTGGCCGACGAGTTGTTGCCCGAGGTGCACGTGGCGCCGTTGCAGTTTCCACGCTAA
- a CDS encoding fluoride efflux transporter FluC: protein MSSWLNLAVVAAGGAVGSIARYGITLGMMSIPGGSSMLGTTTANVVGCAAIGALAEYSLLSETFSPRIVLGLRVGFLGALTTFSTFAAESMLLAGEQRWPVAVFYVAANLFLGWGALWLAATLVKGWLA from the coding sequence ATGAGTAGTTGGCTCAACTTAGCGGTGGTAGCGGCAGGGGGAGCGGTAGGTTCCATCGCCCGTTACGGGATAACCCTCGGGATGATGTCCATTCCGGGTGGGAGTTCGATGCTGGGAACCACGACCGCTAATGTGGTTGGTTGTGCCGCAATAGGTGCCCTAGCGGAATACAGCCTCCTTAGCGAGACCTTTTCCCCCCGAATCGTGTTGGGGTTGAGAGTCGGTTTTTTGGGGGCGTTAACCACCTTTTCGACCTTTGCCGCCGAGTCGATGCTGTTGGCGGGAGAGCAGCGATGGCCGGTTGCTGTTTTTTATGTTGCCGCAAATTTGTTTCTCGGCTGGGGAGCCCTGTGGTTGGCGGCGACCCTCGTAAAAGGATGGCTTGCATGA
- a CDS encoding PVC-type heme-binding CxxCH protein: MQSPHRKLSFAALANPFRPRFTLAFVLASLTTCAAAQEPAAAPAAENPIAGNAEVAEIMRTRPGRGVMRDDSQPTPVDVAVTKFDVLEGLKIEAVAAEPDVSQPLFVSWDSRGRMWVVQYRQYQFPAGLKIVRYDQHLRAVFDRVPEPPPHGTPGADKITVFEDTDGDGVYDTNKDVITGLNIASAVQVGHGGIWVLNPPYLLFYPDADQDDVPDAEPEVHLSGFGLQDTHSVANSLTWGPDGWLYGCNGSTTGGDVSSAVTKGVRFQGQCVWRYHPDTKVFEIYAEGGGNTFSLDIDSKGRVFTGTNGGNTRGYYFPQGSYSEKTWGKHGPLTNPYAFGYFRAMKFEGDGRRFPQAFCIYEGGLLPAEFNENIIAPNSLHNLVWQSKRIPDGSTYRTVDSPNLAETSDRWFRPVYAGVGPDGAVYMADWYDSRLSHVSPVDDWHKESGRVYRVVPEDKTANYQQGDLSRADNSTLMGLFAHENKWVRQRAALELGWRADPSVADSLIKLIDEQASLEALWALNLIGKFDHDLATRWISHSDAHIRRWVVRLLGDRHEDHSGLIAMAANEPDVQVRSQLAATAKRLSPEVGLGIIAALLRHEDDANDPHMPLMNWWAIEAHVDAWPAIEKMFADKTLWDTTIVKQTVLQRLVQRYASAGGEENLQHCGQLIAMAPDDASRSQLIQGIDLAFQGRAIPQLPESLDKALADYKASIGESDLILSLRRGDAKAITEAIALLTSPQSDLPLAIEAANVFGEIHHAPAAKALLALATGSRTSEPALQRVAIASLRQYDTPSIGTVLLASFGSRISEEHGLRAAACRTLASRPVWALQLLKELTEWRLKRDQVPYDVIQQLRTYEDPEIAEQVEAVFGPISATATPEQIAETKRLRDMLAAEAGHADAGKAIFTKACGVCHQLFGEGGKIGPPLDGYERGKIGFWVDSIVLPNLEIREGYQSYLVLTDDGRAINGIIAEQTPTTVTLRNADNQNTTIARDEIETLQALPTSLMPTDLLKDLSDEQIRDLYAYLSLGAK, from the coding sequence ATGCAATCACCTCATCGCAAACTGAGTTTTGCTGCGCTTGCGAACCCTTTTCGACCTCGCTTCACGCTTGCCTTTGTGTTGGCCAGCCTGACGACTTGTGCTGCCGCACAGGAGCCCGCCGCCGCACCGGCTGCTGAGAATCCTATTGCTGGTAATGCCGAAGTCGCGGAAATCATGCGGACTCGTCCCGGCCGCGGGGTGATGCGAGACGACTCGCAACCGACTCCGGTCGATGTGGCGGTGACCAAGTTCGACGTTCTCGAGGGGCTGAAGATCGAAGCCGTCGCGGCGGAACCCGACGTCTCCCAGCCGTTGTTCGTGTCGTGGGACTCGCGCGGCCGGATGTGGGTGGTCCAGTACCGCCAATACCAATTCCCCGCGGGCTTGAAGATCGTTCGTTACGACCAACACTTGCGCGCCGTCTTTGACCGCGTTCCCGAGCCACCGCCACACGGCACCCCGGGCGCCGACAAGATCACGGTCTTCGAAGACACCGATGGAGACGGCGTCTATGACACCAACAAAGACGTGATCACCGGCCTCAATATCGCCTCGGCCGTGCAAGTCGGTCACGGTGGAATTTGGGTTTTGAATCCTCCCTACTTATTGTTCTATCCCGATGCCGATCAAGACGATGTGCCCGATGCGGAGCCCGAAGTCCATCTGTCGGGATTCGGATTGCAAGACACCCACTCGGTTGCCAATAGCTTGACCTGGGGCCCCGACGGATGGCTCTACGGTTGCAACGGCAGCACGACCGGCGGCGACGTCAGCTCCGCGGTCACCAAGGGAGTTCGCTTTCAAGGCCAGTGTGTTTGGCGCTACCATCCCGACACCAAAGTGTTTGAAATCTACGCCGAAGGGGGTGGCAACACCTTTAGCTTGGACATCGATTCGAAGGGCCGCGTCTTCACCGGCACCAACGGTGGCAACACGCGTGGCTACTATTTCCCACAAGGCAGTTACAGCGAAAAAACCTGGGGTAAACATGGTCCGCTCACCAATCCCTATGCTTTCGGATACTTTCGCGCGATGAAGTTCGAAGGAGACGGACGCCGGTTCCCGCAAGCGTTCTGTATTTACGAAGGAGGCCTGCTGCCAGCGGAATTCAACGAAAACATCATTGCCCCCAATTCGCTGCACAATCTAGTTTGGCAAAGCAAGCGGATTCCCGATGGATCGACCTATCGAACCGTCGACTCCCCGAACTTGGCCGAGACTTCCGATCGCTGGTTTCGTCCCGTCTATGCAGGCGTGGGCCCCGACGGTGCCGTCTACATGGCCGATTGGTACGACAGTCGGCTCAGCCACGTTAGCCCGGTCGATGATTGGCATAAAGAGAGCGGACGCGTTTACCGCGTCGTCCCCGAAGACAAGACAGCGAACTACCAACAAGGCGACCTCAGCCGCGCCGATAATTCCACGTTGATGGGCCTCTTTGCTCATGAAAACAAGTGGGTGCGGCAACGAGCGGCGCTCGAATTGGGTTGGCGAGCCGACCCGTCGGTGGCCGACTCGCTGATCAAACTTATCGATGAACAAGCGTCGCTCGAGGCGCTATGGGCACTGAACTTGATCGGCAAATTCGATCACGACCTCGCCACACGCTGGATTTCTCACTCTGATGCCCACATTCGCCGCTGGGTCGTCCGACTACTCGGAGATCGACACGAAGATCACAGCGGATTGATCGCAATGGCCGCGAATGAGCCCGACGTGCAAGTTCGCAGCCAATTGGCCGCGACCGCGAAACGACTCTCCCCCGAAGTCGGGCTGGGAATCATTGCGGCGCTGCTGCGGCACGAGGACGATGCTAACGACCCGCACATGCCGTTGATGAATTGGTGGGCGATCGAAGCCCATGTCGATGCGTGGCCCGCGATTGAAAAAATGTTCGCCGACAAAACTTTGTGGGATACCACGATCGTTAAACAAACCGTTTTGCAACGCTTGGTGCAACGTTACGCATCGGCCGGCGGCGAGGAAAACCTGCAGCATTGTGGGCAATTGATTGCGATGGCCCCAGACGACGCGTCGCGATCGCAATTGATTCAAGGGATCGACCTGGCGTTCCAAGGACGTGCGATTCCCCAGTTGCCCGAATCGCTCGACAAGGCGCTTGCCGACTACAAGGCGTCGATTGGTGAATCCGATCTGATCTTGTCGCTGCGTCGTGGCGATGCCAAGGCGATCACCGAAGCGATCGCTTTGCTCACGAGTCCACAATCCGATTTACCGCTGGCGATCGAAGCGGCGAACGTGTTCGGCGAAATCCATCACGCTCCGGCGGCAAAAGCGTTGCTCGCCCTGGCGACAGGAAGCCGAACCTCCGAGCCCGCACTGCAGCGGGTTGCGATCGCCTCGCTTCGCCAATACGACACCCCATCGATTGGCACGGTGCTATTGGCATCGTTCGGAAGCCGGATCTCCGAAGAGCATGGTTTGCGTGCCGCAGCATGCCGGACCCTCGCCTCACGTCCGGTTTGGGCCCTGCAATTGCTCAAAGAGTTGACCGAGTGGCGACTCAAACGCGATCAAGTTCCCTACGATGTGATTCAACAACTTCGCACCTACGAGGATCCTGAAATCGCCGAACAGGTCGAAGCGGTCTTTGGCCCCATTTCAGCAACCGCGACGCCAGAGCAAATCGCAGAAACCAAACGCCTGCGCGACATGCTCGCAGCGGAGGCGGGACATGCCGATGCAGGCAAGGCGATCTTCACCAAGGCGTGTGGTGTTTGCCACCAATTGTTTGGTGAAGGCGGCAAGATCGGGCCGCCGCTAGACGGATACGAACGGGGTAAAATTGGTTTCTGGGTCGATTCGATCGTGTTGCCAAACCTTGAGATTCGCGAAGGTTATCAGTCCTACCTGGTGCTGACCGACGATGGTCGCGCAATCAATGGGATTATCGCCGAGCAGACGCCGACCACGGTCACGCTACGCAATGCTGATAACCAAAACACGACGATCGCCCGTGACGAAATCGAAACGTTACAGGCGTTGCCGACCTCATTGATGCCCACGGATCTGCTCAAAGACCTCAGTGACGAACAGATCCGCGACCTGTACGCCTACCTATCGCTCGGCGCTAAGTAG
- the sthA gene encoding Si-specific NAD(P)(+) transhydrogenase, with translation MNDTTSDSHFDYDLFVIGSGPGGEGAAMQASKGGMRVAVAEKYTQIGGGCTHWGTIPSKALRFAITSTMKALRNPTFQELGVQVSPTLQQLRRGTQSIIGKQVTMRQSFYERNGVPVIQGTARFLDAHSISIDGDKPIRAKHFVIATGSRPFRPEGVDFSHPRVYDSDTILGMTHKPTTLSVYGAGVIGTEYASMFRNLGIKVNLINTREKLLEFLDDEIVDALAYHLRDQGVIIRHNETMKKVEATDDGVIVHLQSGKRVKTDAFLWANGRTGNTDNLGLENIPIEANNRGQLVVDEQFQTAIPHIYAVGDVIGFPSLASAAYTQGRAAAMHMLGRKDGNLRVNDIPTGIYTSPEISSVGKTERELTAACVPYEVGHSLFRSLARAQITGETTGMLKLLFHRDTLEILGVHCFGANASEIVHIGQAIMNQPAGHNTVEYFVETTFNYPTMAEAYRVAALNGMNRLF, from the coding sequence ATGAACGACACGACAAGCGACTCCCATTTTGACTACGACTTATTCGTAATCGGCTCGGGTCCCGGAGGCGAGGGGGCAGCGATGCAGGCCTCTAAAGGAGGGATGCGCGTCGCCGTGGCTGAAAAATACACGCAAATCGGCGGCGGTTGCACCCATTGGGGGACAATCCCTAGCAAGGCATTGCGGTTTGCGATCACCTCGACGATGAAGGCGCTTCGCAACCCCACGTTTCAAGAACTCGGGGTGCAGGTCAGTCCCACGCTCCAGCAACTCCGCCGCGGCACGCAGTCGATTATCGGCAAACAAGTCACGATGCGGCAATCGTTCTACGAGCGCAATGGCGTGCCGGTGATCCAGGGCACCGCACGCTTTCTCGACGCACATTCGATCTCGATTGATGGTGATAAACCGATCCGCGCCAAGCATTTTGTGATTGCCACCGGATCGCGTCCGTTTCGGCCCGAGGGGGTCGATTTCTCGCATCCACGCGTCTACGACAGCGACACCATCCTCGGCATGACCCACAAACCGACGACGCTTTCCGTTTACGGGGCAGGCGTCATCGGAACCGAGTACGCTTCGATGTTTCGCAACTTGGGGATCAAAGTCAATTTGATCAACACCCGCGAAAAACTGCTGGAGTTTCTCGATGACGAAATTGTCGATGCCCTCGCTTATCACCTGCGGGATCAAGGGGTGATCATTCGTCACAACGAAACGATGAAGAAAGTCGAAGCGACCGACGATGGCGTGATCGTGCATCTGCAAAGTGGCAAACGCGTCAAAACGGATGCCTTTTTGTGGGCCAACGGACGCACCGGGAACACGGATAACTTGGGGCTCGAAAATATTCCCATTGAGGCAAACAATCGTGGCCAATTGGTCGTCGACGAACAATTCCAAACCGCCATTCCGCACATCTACGCCGTTGGCGATGTGATCGGGTTCCCGTCACTCGCCAGCGCTGCGTACACCCAAGGCCGCGCCGCGGCCATGCACATGCTCGGCCGCAAAGACGGCAATTTGCGAGTCAATGACATTCCGACCGGCATCTACACGAGCCCGGAAATCAGTTCGGTTGGCAAGACCGAGCGAGAGCTGACGGCCGCCTGTGTTCCCTACGAAGTCGGGCACAGCTTGTTCCGTTCACTCGCTCGCGCCCAAATTACCGGCGAAACCACCGGGATGCTCAAGCTGCTCTTCCATCGCGATACGCTGGAAATCCTGGGAGTTCATTGTTTCGGAGCCAACGCCTCGGAAATTGTCCATATCGGGCAAGCCATCATGAACCAACCCGCTGGGCATAATACGGTCGAATACTTCGTGGAAACGACGTTCAATTACCCCACGATGGCCGAAGCCTACCGCGTCGCCGCCCTGAATGGCATGAACCGCTTGTTCTAA
- the ilvB gene encoding biosynthetic-type acetolactate synthase large subunit, producing MSTAKAAATEPKVMTGADILVKSLVDHGVDVLFAYPGGCSMPLHQALTRFGDSIRTILPRHEQGGAFAAQGYSRSTGKVGVVMATSGPGATNLVTAIADAKLDSIPMICITGQVPTVAIGSDAFQETPMVEICRGITKHHYLVTDLADLPRIMKEAFYIATSGRPGPVLVDMPKDIQLSTQEIDMDPPMDLPGYDPSPAAVPSETIRQIAAAIKLARRPMIYAGGGVVIGSASEELREFVKKTGIPVTTTVMGIGTIPPEQEHSMSWLGMHGAAYANYAVRDCDLLIALGVRFDDRVTGKVEAFAKDAKIIHVDIDGSELNKNKQAHIPVRGDVKQVLTELNKVVQKPEIAEWQQHCDDLKAKYPFKYDENFDGILQQHAIKTLSDITAEMDTYITVGVGQHQMWAAQFYQFRRPRTWHSSSGLGTMGFGLPAAMGVQAAHPNSLVVDIDGDGSFQMNIQELATCFCEELPVKVLLLNNQHLGMVVQWEDRFMDRNRAHTYLGPIHHNEAAGNSSADRFSYAEERYPDFVKIAQGYGCGAATIRKKADLEGALREMIEHKGPYLLDVQVPYQEHVLPMIPGGQTVDDMILE from the coding sequence ATGAGTACTGCAAAAGCCGCCGCCACTGAACCCAAAGTCATGACCGGAGCCGATATCCTGGTCAAATCGCTAGTGGATCATGGCGTCGATGTGCTGTTCGCCTACCCGGGCGGCTGTAGCATGCCGCTTCATCAAGCGTTGACCCGTTTCGGCGATTCGATCCGCACCATTCTGCCGCGCCATGAGCAAGGGGGTGCATTCGCCGCCCAAGGCTACTCGCGCAGCACCGGCAAGGTCGGCGTGGTCATGGCAACCAGCGGCCCGGGGGCGACCAACCTCGTGACCGCCATCGCCGATGCAAAGCTTGATAGCATTCCCATGATTTGCATCACAGGGCAGGTGCCGACCGTGGCGATTGGATCGGATGCGTTCCAAGAAACGCCGATGGTCGAGATTTGTCGTGGGATTACCAAGCATCACTACTTGGTCACCGATCTGGCCGATCTGCCGCGAATCATGAAGGAAGCCTTTTATATCGCGACCAGCGGTCGACCGGGGCCGGTGTTGGTCGACATGCCCAAGGATATCCAGCTCAGCACGCAAGAGATCGACATGGATCCTCCGATGGATCTACCCGGCTACGACCCCAGCCCCGCAGCGGTTCCGAGCGAAACGATTCGCCAAATCGCCGCCGCGATCAAGCTGGCCCGTCGTCCGATGATTTACGCGGGCGGGGGCGTCGTCATCGGCAGCGCCAGCGAGGAGCTTCGCGAATTCGTTAAGAAAACCGGCATTCCCGTGACCACCACCGTGATGGGCATTGGCACGATCCCTCCGGAGCAAGAGCACTCGATGTCGTGGCTCGGCATGCACGGTGCCGCGTACGCCAACTATGCCGTTCGCGATTGTGATTTGTTGATCGCACTAGGCGTTCGTTTTGACGATCGCGTGACCGGCAAAGTGGAAGCGTTCGCCAAGGATGCCAAGATCATCCACGTCGATATCGACGGTTCGGAATTGAACAAGAACAAGCAAGCTCACATCCCCGTGCGTGGCGATGTGAAGCAAGTGTTGACGGAATTGAACAAAGTCGTTCAGAAGCCTGAGATCGCCGAATGGCAACAACACTGTGATGATTTGAAGGCCAAGTACCCGTTCAAGTACGACGAAAACTTCGACGGCATCCTTCAGCAACATGCGATCAAGACGCTCAGCGATATCACCGCTGAGATGGATACCTACATCACCGTCGGTGTAGGACAGCATCAAATGTGGGCTGCTCAGTTCTACCAATTCCGTCGTCCCCGCACGTGGCACAGCAGCAGCGGACTCGGCACGATGGGCTTTGGGTTGCCCGCCGCGATGGGCGTCCAAGCGGCTCACCCGAACTCGTTGGTCGTTGACATCGATGGTGACGGCAGCTTCCAGATGAATATCCAAGAGCTGGCGACGTGCTTCTGCGAAGAATTGCCCGTCAAGGTATTGCTGCTCAACAACCAACACCTTGGCATGGTGGTTCAGTGGGAGGACCGATTTATGGATCGCAATCGGGCTCATACCTACCTTGGCCCAATTCACCACAATGAAGCCGCGGGCAATAGCAGCGCCGATCGATTTAGCTACGCCGAAGAACGCTATCCGGACTTTGTCAAAATCGCGCAAGGCTACGGATGTGGTGCCGCGACGATTCGCAAGAAAGCGGATCTCGAAGGCGCTCTTCGCGAGATGATCGAACACAAGGGACCGTACTTGCTAGACGTACAAGTGCCTTACCAAGAGCACGTTTTGCCGATGATTCCCGGCGGTCAAACCGTCGACGACATGATCCTCGAGTAA
- a CDS encoding carbon-nitrogen hydrolase family protein, protein MLIACVQSDVTFADIAENRKRIAEHLHAAGKMQAKLVVMPECMLCGYAYESREQAMQHAVSINDDLFSEIAELAATYELHLTFGFLEKEGDRLFNAAALVGPNGVVGRYRKVHLPALGVDRFVDRGDIPYQPLTAGEARVGLAICYDSSFPEPMRVLALAGADIIALGTNWPVSAYRTAEIVPPARSMENHLFFVAANRIGSEGGFQFCGLSSICGPDGVILAKSDDDQSTILYANIDVAEARNKRIERTPGAHVIDRFEDRCPDFYGAIAATKPTATNR, encoded by the coding sequence ATGTTGATCGCTTGCGTCCAGTCCGATGTCACTTTCGCCGATATCGCCGAGAACCGAAAACGGATTGCCGAGCACCTACATGCGGCGGGCAAAATGCAGGCCAAGTTGGTGGTGATGCCTGAGTGCATGTTATGCGGTTATGCGTATGAGAGCCGCGAACAGGCAATGCAGCACGCGGTCTCGATCAACGATGACTTGTTTAGCGAAATTGCCGAACTGGCGGCTACCTACGAATTGCATTTGACCTTTGGTTTTCTGGAAAAAGAGGGCGATCGGCTATTTAACGCCGCCGCTTTAGTGGGCCCTAACGGGGTGGTGGGACGTTATCGCAAAGTGCATTTGCCAGCGCTGGGAGTCGATCGTTTTGTCGATCGCGGCGATATTCCCTACCAACCCCTCACCGCGGGAGAGGCCCGGGTTGGGCTGGCGATCTGTTACGACAGCTCGTTTCCCGAACCGATGCGGGTGCTCGCCCTGGCAGGGGCGGACATCATTGCCTTGGGGACGAATTGGCCCGTTTCGGCGTATCGGACGGCCGAGATCGTCCCGCCGGCTCGCAGTATGGAGAACCACTTGTTTTTCGTCGCGGCCAACCGAATCGGCAGCGAAGGGGGCTTCCAGTTTTGTGGATTGAGTTCGATTTGCGGCCCCGATGGCGTCATTCTCGCCAAAAGCGACGATGACCAAAGCACCATTCTGTATGCCAACATCGATGTTGCCGAGGCCCGAAACAAACGGATCGAGCGGACCCCCGGAGCGCATGTGATCGACCGATTCGAAGACCGTTGTCCCGATTTCTATGGCGCAATCGCTGCGACTAAACCCACCGCTACGAATCGCTAA